One Aegilops tauschii subsp. strangulata cultivar AL8/78 chromosome 7, Aet v6.0, whole genome shotgun sequence genomic window carries:
- the LOC109740864 gene encoding peroxidase P7-like, giving the protein MLQGVARAHPPKSIQLYTRREKAALIELYISISSSRGHSWVALELLLSFVALAATANGDELSPGYYEKTCPNVQRVVRSVMASSVAAQPRMAPAVLRLFFHDCFINGCDASILLDATPFSCSEKDVEPNASLIGYTVIDDIKSALEHDCPATVSCADVIALASHDAVALLGGPTWSVPLGRKDSRLAASPESTENGLPSPHDDLGELVTMFSKLNLNARDMTALSGAHTVGMANCMHYSDRVYGTDRDEEIDPSFTQTMQQTCQGPSGKASFDVQTPMGFDNAYYKNLIARRGLLSSDQTLYGGGGLQDNLVEMYSADGEAFARDFAKAMVKMGNVPPPMGMPVEVRLKCSMANNY; this is encoded by the exons ATGTTACAGGGCGTCGCACGTGCGCACCCGCCTAAAAGCATCCAGCTTTACACGCGCAGGGAGAAGGCAGCACTAATCGAACTCTATATAA GCATCTCGTCCTCCAGGGGCCATTCTTGGGTGGCACTTGAGCTGCTCCTGTCGTTCGTTGCTCTGGCTGCCACCGCCAATGGCGACGAGCTCTCCCCGGGTTACTACGAGAAGACATGCCCCAACGTGCAGCGCGTCGTGCGGTCAGTGATGGCGAGCAGCGTCGCCGCCCAGCCGAGGATGGCACCGGCCGTCCTCCGCCTCTTCTTCCACGACTGCTTCATCAAC GGATGTGATGCTTCTATTCTCCTGGACGCAACTCCCTTCTCCTGCAGCGAGAAGGATGTGGAGCCGAACGCCTCCCTCATCGGCTACACCGTCATCGACGACATCAAGTCCGCGCTCGAGCACGACTGCCCGGCAACCGTCTCCTGCGCTGATGTTATCGCCCTGGCGTCCCACGATGCCGTCGCCCTGCTCGGAGGTCCCACCTGGAGCGTCCCCCTCGGCCGCAAGGACTCGCGCCTCGCCGCCAGCCCGGAATCCACCGAGAATGGCCTCCCCAGCCCGCACGACGACCTCGGCGAGCTCGTCACCATGTTTTCAAAGCTCAACCTCAACGCCCGTGACATGACCGCGCTCTCCGGTGCCCACACCGTCGGGATGGCCAACTGCATGCACTACAGCGACCGCGTCTACGGCACCGACCGCGATGAGGAGATCGACCCAtcgttcacacagaccatgcagCAGACGTGCCAGGGTCCTTCTGGTAAGGCGTCGTTTGACGTGCAGACTCCAATGGGGTTCGACAACGCTTACTACAAGAACCTTATCGCGCGGCGCGGTCTCCTTTCCTCAGACCAGACTCTCTACGGCGGTGGAGGTCTGCAAGACAATCTCGTGGAGATGTACAGCGCCGACGGTGAGGCGTTCGCGAGGGACTTCGCCAAGGCCATGGTGAAGATGGGAAACGTACCTCCGCCCATGGGAATGCCCGTGGAGGTGAGGCTCAAGTGCTCCATGGCAAACAACTATTGA